The genomic DNA CTCGCACCAGTTATCCCAGTCTGGTCGTTCTGCCTGAAAGACTGGGTGCCCACCCCGGTGCACGCTTGGGGGTGGCTGTCTGTCCGTCCCGTCCCCCCGCAGCCTGTCCCCCAAACCGGGACTCATCCGAAGGGTCAGCCTTTCCCTGCAGCACCGCCCGGGCCGGggtccccccaaaaaagcaggCCTTGCACCTTCCCGCTCAGCCGATGAAACGGGCTGGGGATGACAGCACCCATGTCCCCCAAGTGCGGCCACCCAGCTGTGCCCAGTGGGGACCCCCCGAGACAGGAGATAACGGGGGGGCTCCGCGCCCTTCCCCCTTCCGCGGGGCGCCTGCTTGTGCCGCCAGTGTCGGGGTAACACCGCGCACGTACAGCCGCGATcttgttctttaaaacaaaaatttaaaaaaagagagaggagaagataaataagaaaaatcatcCTAAGAAACGTCCCTCGTGGGCGCCGGCGGAGTTTTGGGGCGAGGCGGCCCCCTGCGAACGAGCAGGGCCCGCAGAGGGGCAGCGCCGGCTCTGCTCCGGACGGACGTATAGGAAATAGATTTCTATACGTCCGGGTAAAACTTTGGCGGCGGGTTTCTCTCCATTTAGCCGCTGAATACGGCCCCTCCTGCCGACGGGGTCACGGCAGCATCGCCACCTCCGTGCCCGGGGggtctccctccctctcccccgccccgctccccaaAGAGCGGCCAAGGGGGAGCCCGGGCGgggacaccccaccccccaaataaacaaacaaataaaaccaaacaaataaacagctTAGGGGTTTTCCCGCTGCTCCTACTTTATCTCGCTGCTTTTCCCGGGGAGAAATCCCCCGGGCTCGTTTCCCGGTCCCCCGAGGGGAGCCTCGCCGCAGCCCCgcaccgccgccccccgcccccagccccagccctggccccggcgggcgggggccgAAGCCTCCCTGAGCGGGtcggaaggggggggggggcgggcctGTGCCCCGACGGGACGGGCAGCACCTTACCTGTTCTTAGCGGCTGCTGCCCTGTCCCTTTGCCTGCGGTTTTTGAACCAGTTGCCCACTTGCGTGGGGGTAAGTCCCGTGGCCTGAGCCAGTTCCCGCTTTTTGCTGGGGTTGGGGTAAGGGTCCTGCAGGTACCACTCCCGCAGCAAATGCCTCGTCCGCTCCTTGAAGCAATGTGTCTTCTGCTCGCCGTCCCAGATGGTGCGGGGCAGCGGGAACTTCTTCCTCACCCGGTACTTGTCCACCGGTCCCAGGGGTCGGCCCCGCAGCTTCTCCGCCTCCTGGTAATGCGCTTCCAGCCAGAGGGCTTGCAGCTTGGCGTGGGACTCCTTGGTGAACTTGTGGTTCTCCAGGATGTGGTAGAGCTCCCGGTAGTTCCCCGTGTGGAAGGCCACGATGGCCCGGGCTCTGAGCACCGACTCGTTCTTGTTCAGGGCCTCGCAGGCCGCGGGGGCCACGGGCAGGGACCAGAGGAAGCGCCCCAGGCGCTCGATGTCCCCGCTCTCCTCCAGGGTCTCGCATACCCCGGCCACTTGCTGCGGGCTGAAATTGAGGATGGGCAGCTGGAACATGGAGGCGGCGCCGGGCTCCGCTCCGCGCTCCGCGCACCCCCGGCGATGCCCCGGGCAGCggcccccgcggccgcccctcGCTCCGCTTCTGCCTCCTCCGGTACCGGCGGGGATGCGGCGGGAGGGACGGCGGAGGGCGGAGAGGCGATGGGGAGCGGTCGGCGGCTCCGGCGACTGGGGGCGGTGGGCaggggcgaggaggaggaggatggagcagggggggaggaggggcgggcgtgggggagagggagggaagggggaaaaaaaagaaaaaagggggggaagaagaaaaaaagggggggaggaaaaagggggggaggaagaaataaaaaaaaaaaaatggaaaaagaaaaggcgcAAGCCCagctccgcgccgccgccgcgctgctGCGGGAGCGGCTGATTTGCTGCCGGGCTCGGCAGATTGGCTCCCGGGTTTCCATGGCGGGGCTGCCACTCACTGTCAGCCGCTGCCAATCACGGCGGAaggccccgcgccgccggccgGCAGCgcctcccccccggcccggctcccCGCCCCGGCTCCCCGGGGGCttcccggggctccccggcccGGGCCGATCCCTCCGCTGCGGCcgggggcaggggcagagcagcccccccccggccccgggagcGGCAGGCTGCAAGGCGGGGACAGGGGGAGAACCGCTGCCGCTTTGCTGCTGGAAAAGTTGGAGGGAGCGACTCCCGCCATGGGCTGCCCGGGACCCCCCTAACCCACCCCCCCTCGCCCCGGTAAAGCCGTGGGGTCCGGCCCGGTACTGCACTCACGGAGCTGGGCGCAGCCGGGGCGGAGAGGGGGATAAGGCAGGGCTGAGAAATCAGGTAAAAACCGGCTGGGTGACAGCGACAGTGATCCGGAGAGTGACCGCGACAATGGATGCGGCGGGGGCACAGCAAGGAGAGCCGAGGTTTAGGGAGAaactctcccccttccccttctaGGTCACTTCCCACCTCTGCAAATAGCCCAGCGCCTTTCTCCGTTCAACTAAacctttttatatatatatatatatattttattttttttttttttacatttaaaacctTATTGTTTTCGGCTGAATGGCCCTGAATAGACGCCGAGAATAGTCGCGGGGAGTGAGAAGTCATCTGTAGGTCAGGACAGCGACTTAAAGGAGATTTCAGGAATCTTTTGAAATATTGATCACCTCGCAGTAATAATTCCCGGCGGGTtcccccccctgcccccggcctggggccggcggggctgggggcgaggTGAGCGCCCGGCCGCCCcctcggaggagcggggcgaGCTCCCGCCCTCTCGGGGCAGGAATGGAGTCGCCTTCGGAGCTGTGAGGGTACGATTTGTTTTCTGGAGAGAAGCGGGGGGAGGAAATACCGAAATTCAAGAAGCCGCTTTTTATCCATACAGCTGCTCGGTGGCAATTTCTTCCCAGGAACGTTAGGGACCATGCTCGGAAAAGCAGCATATATTTTGAATTAAGCTCAATatgttttctcctctgctctttgcaacgcatttttttgtttccctacAACGCTTGtcaaagaaatgctttcttaaTTTGATATCTTCTTGTTgtcttttccccccttctcttttctttgtttttttttctccctcattgtttttttgttttcctgtcttccCTTCTTTAAGAAAGCTCCTTTGCTAGTTGCCCGTAGACCGAAATTAAACAGATTTACGTTTTCTCCAATCATTTCTCCGCAGAAATGGAGCAGGACGGGGGCTTGCCGTCTTTTCTTTAGTATCAAGTACAATTTGTCTTTTGCTTGTGAAGATTTGGTAAATCAGAAGGCAGATAGATAGCGCAGATGGTCGGAGGTGTCGGGTCAGATTATGGTACGCCTCAGTACAGTGCTAAGCTCATTCTGACGGAAAACCCTGATATTATTTTCACAGATCTACACAGttcacttgaaaaaaacccttcgAGCCATTTACATCATTTATGTGAGGCTCACAGCTAGCGGGATggaaaagctttcaatactgcTCATTTTCATAAAACCCGACAGAGCTGGGGAGACATAAAAGCACACACAAAACTCACGAGTTCAGAGGCACTCcacagaaactttaaaaataaaaggggagACTCTTCGGCTTTACTTTACACACCCGGGTTTGATTTGCGGATCCactgagaggaaaaagggaggaagaaaaaaaatcagagaagaggaaaatataatCTGCAAATATTGCTGAGGGAGACTCCCCTTCCACCCCATCCCCGACCTCTCCGCCAGGGAAAAACAGGGATGTGAGCATCTCAGTGAAGGATCCCGAAGGACCTTTTCGGAGAGGGGTAAAACACCCCCAGACGTCCGGGTGTCACCTTCTCCAGGGAGCGGGTGCGAGGGCGGCTACCCCGCAGGTCcccggggagctgctgctggcccgccccgccccgctggAGTCCCCCCAGACCATCCCGGGacaggggctggaggaggaaaaaactgCTTTGAGAGGGTGGAAAGCCTGTGTGAATGGGCAGCTAATTGAG from Phalacrocorax aristotelis chromosome 9, bGulAri2.1, whole genome shotgun sequence includes the following:
- the SIX6 gene encoding homeobox protein SIX6: MFQLPILNFSPQQVAGVCETLEESGDIERLGRFLWSLPVAPAACEALNKNESVLRARAIVAFHTGNYRELYHILENHKFTKESHAKLQALWLEAHYQEAEKLRGRPLGPVDKYRVRKKFPLPRTIWDGEQKTHCFKERTRHLLREWYLQDPYPNPSKKRELAQATGLTPTQVGNWFKNRRQRDRAAAAKNRLQQQVLTQGSVRSLQAEEESGGEAVGAASSPAASLSSKAATSAISITSSDSECDI